A stretch of the Xiphias gladius isolate SHS-SW01 ecotype Sanya breed wild chromosome 19, ASM1685928v1, whole genome shotgun sequence genome encodes the following:
- the fxn gene encoding frataxin, mitochondrial, with amino-acid sequence MLFFTKALSISSHIYPLVNTQFNMVTAQRIRSISNQLRSSSRLPGLRPFTKQTLPGQAPTSQPPNKWFASRVDGEKWRKNIHLTPQRLEKPNTVQLSELSESAYEKLADETLDALADYFEDLTDEAFTGADFDVVFSSGVLTVKVGGDYGTYVINKQTPNRQIWLSSPTSGPKRYDWTGDHWVYTHDGISLHQLLSKEFSIIFNKNLDLSGLPYS; translated from the exons ATGCTGTTCTTCACTAAAGCGCTTTCTATTTCTTCACACATATATCCCCTTGTGAACACACAGTTCAACATGGTGACAGCGCAGAGAATAAGGAGCATCTCGAACCAG CTCAGGAGCTCGTCACGCCTCCCAGGGCTTCGTCCGTTCACTAAACAAACGCTGCCAGGCCAGGCTCCCACCAGTCAACCCCCGAACAAA TGGTTTGCGAGCAGAGTTGATGGtgaaaagtggaggaaaaacatCCATCTGACACCACAAAGGCTGGAGAAACCCAACACTGTGCAGCTAAG TGAGCTGTCAGAATCAGCATATGAGAAGCTGGCAGATGAGACATTGGATGCTCTGGCTGATTACTTTGAAGACCTGACAGATGAAGCTTTCACTGGAGCAGACTTCGATGTTGTCTTCTCT AGTGGTGTGTTAACGGTGAAGGTGGGCGGGGACTATGGCACCTACGTCATCAACAAACAGACACCAAACAGACAGATCTGGCTTTCTTCTCCCACCAG TGGACCAAAGCGCTACGACTGGACAGGTGACCACTGGGTGTACACTCATGATGGAATTAGCCTCCACCAGCTGCTTTCTAAAGAGTTTTCCATCATCTTCAATAAAAACTTGGACCTATCTGGCTTGCCCTATTCCTGA